Part of the Paenibacillus kyungheensis genome, AGGAGGATCATATATCCATGTACATACTTGGGCAGCATGTTGTTCTGTCAAAGGAATCGTATGAAAAATAGAATGTGACAGTGAGCTCATGACATAACCTCCTCTGACTGTACTTTATATATACCATAAAAAAAACTTAAAAAATTTGCAATATCCTGTTTACCATAATTACGAGTAGGTTAATAATAAGTAGACATAATTATAAAGAACAATTGATATAAATTTATTATTTTATGTAACCTATTGGATGTTTAATACGTCTTACTTATATAGGAACATAAAAAAACCACTAAAGATTCTGGCGGGAATCTTCAATGGTTTATAGGTTCATTTATATGAGTTGTAAATACGATGATTAATTGTCAGTTGCGAAGGTGTTATATGTGGAATCGCTCATAACACGTTTAGCACCAACGTAACGATTTTGATAGTAATCCATGCTCAAACTGTCAATTCTCACACCTTTGGAAGTAGAAGCGTGTGCGAAGTTACCATTTCCTACATAAACCGCTACATGTGAAACGCCAGCCCCAGTAGTATTGAAAAATAACAGATCTCCAGCAATTAAATCACTTTTTGATACAGGCTCGCCTACTTGATATTGAGAGCTAGATTGGCGAGGAAGATCAATGTTCATTTTGCTGAATACATATTGTGTAAATCCCGAGCAGTCAAAACCGCTAAAAGATGTTCCACCAATACGATAAGGTGTTCCAATAGCTCCATCGATAACTTGATCCATTTTAGAATCTGCATGCGCACTTGTTACTCCAAGTGACGTAAATGCAATAGCAAGTCCCATTACTGCGGCTGTTAGTTTCTTTTTCATGTTCAAAATCAATTGTCCCCTTCCAATTGCCTACGAGGTTAGCTTAAGGATTCGGTAGAAGGTATTCCCCTATGATCCCTCCGAAACAAGATCAATTCACCCAAAACGGTTCCCCCGTTTCCCGGTACCACGGAATTTGGCTCAAAGCTTGGTGTGTACCGTACACGGATCATTACGACAAAACGACAAAATTTTCAGTTGCTATAAAGGTTACAGCATTTAGTTTTAAAGTTTACAAAGTTGTTACTAAAATCTCACTGGATTTATTCTACCAGAGGTTTTTTACTTTGGCAAACGTTTATTCATCTGTTTTTAAGATTTACTTTTGTATTTTAGTGTTAAATCTCTGTGAAAGCCTATG contains:
- a CDS encoding C40 family peptidase, which codes for MKKKLTAAVMGLAIAFTSLGVTSAHADSKMDQVIDGAIGTPYRIGGTSFSGFDCSGFTQYVFSKMNIDLPRQSSSQYQVGEPVSKSDLIAGDLLFFNTTGAGVSHVAVYVGNGNFAHASTSKGVRIDSLSMDYYQNRYVGAKRVMSDSTYNTFATDN